DNA sequence from the Methanofollis sp. genome:
GCCACCTTCCTCTTCCTTGCAATGGCCGGGTTCGCGAGCTTCCCCCTCATCTCCTACCACATGAAGGTCCAGGGCCTCATCGCAGATCCCGGCATCCCCCTCATCTATGCCGGGGCGATGGCCGTCTCCACCCTGGTCGCCCTCGGCGGGGGATGGGCCTACGACCGGATCGGGACGAGAGCCCTTCTCCTCATCCCCCTGATCAACATCGCCATCCCGGCCCTCGCCTTCAGCACCGCCCCATCTCTCATCGTCCTCGGCACCCTCATCTGGGGGGCTGGCATCGGCCTCCACGAGACAGTGATGCGGGCGTCCCTCGCGGACCGGACAGCCACCGAGATCAGGGGCCGGGCCTTCGGCTACATCTATGCGGTCTATGGCACAGGTTGGTTCCTGGGGAGCACGGTGATGGGCGTCCTGTACGAGGTCTCGGTCGCCCACATCGTGGGCTTTGTCGCGATCGCCGAGGTCCTCGCTATCGCTGCCTATGTCTGGATGCGGCGACAGGCCAGAACAAAACAGGCAACAATCCGGTAATACGGGCAGGAAGAGACAAATGCCATCCTCAGGGGATGGACAGGGGAAGGTTCCGCACCCCGGTGACCTGGAGGCGGGTCGAGTAGGTTCCGGCAGAATGGCCGGCACCGGAAACCTGCCCCGCCGTGAGGTCGCGAAGGAGGATGTCCCGGATCACCATGTGGGCATAGACCTGAATATAACTCCGCTGCTCATGGGTCCACCACCCGTTCACCGGCGCGACATGGCCGCAATACGGGCACGAGCACTGGGCCTCGGGTTCGTCCTCGAATATGTAGATCCTGTTCGAACAGAGGAGATTGAAGGAGTTCAGCCGTGCCCGCGAGATCCACTCGACCTCACGCTCGCTCAGCTGCATCTTGAAGTTCCTCCGGCAGGCAGGGCAGGTCCGTTCAATATAGCCCTCGTCATCAAAGGGGAACGGAATGCGGATATGAATATCATTCACGGGTGCTCACCACCGGGGGTCTCCTCCGGGAGGGCCCGGACATGAGTATTCCCCACCCATCGAATGCTACCTCCACACATATACCCTTCGATATGGTGTTGTGCCCAGGCACACGACATCTTTCCCCTGACAAATACGGGAAACCTGCAGTATCGGGAAGGTAGATATGGCGGCATGCCCGACTGGTGGTGAAATGTTCCTCCTCTGCCACCTTGCCGCCGGTATCGTCCTCGGCCTCCTCCTTGCCGGGGCGGTCGGGGAGAGGCGGGCCGTCGTTGCGGCGTGCGCTCTCGGGGCCCTCCTCCCCGATCTTATCGACAAGCCCCTCGGCTATATCGTCCTCGCAGATTCGATCGGCTACGGCAGGATCTACACGCATACCCTCATCTTCCTCGTCCTCGCCATTGGAGTCGGCCTCCTCGTCTTCTGGCGGTTCAGATCCCCTATCGTCCTTGCCGGTGCGGTCGGGGTCGCGTCCCACCAGGCCCTCGACACGATGTGGGCCTATCCGGCAAACTGGCTCTATCCATTTCTCGGCCCCTTCACGGGAGGAGCGGAGAGCCGCGACCTCTGGTCTCTCCTCATGTCCGAACTCTCCGAACCGTCAGAGTGGATCCTCTTTGCGGCTCTCTTCATCGTCGCTGCCCTCTTCCTGAAAAAAGAGTTCAGGACGGCACTCCTCGACAGGGTCGGGCCGCTCCTTGAAACGATCCGACTGCCCCTTGG
Encoded proteins:
- a CDS encoding metal-dependent hydrolase, whose amino-acid sequence is MFLLCHLAAGIVLGLLLAGAVGERRAVVAACALGALLPDLIDKPLGYIVLADSIGYGRIYTHTLIFLVLAIGVGLLVFWRFRSPIVLAGAVGVASHQALDTMWAYPANWLYPFLGPFTGGAESRDLWSLLMSELSEPSEWILFAALFIVAALFLKKEFRTALLDRVGPLLETIRLPLGGALMLLAGIMILSGVFSLHWIPTGLEKPLDLVLCGLVIGGAGLAILWLHRQVHVA